A genomic stretch from Caloenas nicobarica isolate bCalNic1 chromosome 3, bCalNic1.hap1, whole genome shotgun sequence includes:
- the LOC135987797 gene encoding histone H3.3A, translated as MARTKQTARKSTGGKAPRKQLATKAARKSAPSTGGVKKPHRYRPGTVALREIRRYQKSTELLIRKLPFQRLVREIAQDFKTDLRFQSAAIGALQEASEAYLVGLFEDTNLCAIHAKRVTIMPKDIQLARRIRGERA; from the exons ATGGCCCGCACCAAGCAGACGGCCCGCAAGTCCACCGGCGGCAAGGCGCCCCGCAAGCAGCTGGCCACCAAAGCCGCCCGCAAGAGCGCGCCCTCTACTGGCGGGGTGAAGAAACCGCACCGCTACAG gccGGGTACCGTGGCTCTCCGCGAAATCAGGCGCTATCAAAAGTCGACCGAACTTTTGATCCGCAAACTTCCCTTCCAGCGCCTGGTGCGTGAAATTGCTCAGGACTTCAAAACAGACCTGCGCTTCCAGAGCGCTGCCATCGGTGCTTTGCAG GAGGCAAGTGAAGCCTACTTGGTTGGCCTGTTTGAAGATACCAACCTGTGTGCTATCCATGCCAAACGTGTCACAATCATGCCAAAAGATATCCAGCTAGCACGCCGCATACGTGGAGAGCGTGCCTAA